The following are from one region of the Actinoplanes sp. L3-i22 genome:
- a CDS encoding LysR family transcriptional regulator yields MTVELRHLRAFLAIAAEGTITRAAARLHVTQPALSRTLRQLETHLGARLIDRSTHHLQLTAAGLAFQPRAAAAVTAVDEALDPGRVGTWPLRLGHAWSALGEHTTPLLRGWKQEHPDTPLQLLRVDDRSAGLEHGSVDVAVIRGEVDLPAEVNTVVLLLEPRVAAVAADSPLARKARLTLHDLIAKPVAVNTIAGTTALGLWPADDTPNDIVEVANTDDWIAAIAAGHAVGVTTTATAATYPNPAVAYLPLVDVPAVTVHLAWKQTPSHPAVPDFIAFARRFISTPHGPVSGRSPSGGAGSQ; encoded by the coding sequence ATGACCGTGGAGCTGCGGCATCTGCGCGCCTTCCTCGCCATCGCCGCCGAAGGCACCATCACCCGGGCCGCGGCCCGGCTGCACGTGACGCAGCCCGCGCTCTCTCGCACCCTGCGTCAGCTGGAAACCCACCTCGGTGCTCGCCTGATCGACCGGTCCACCCATCACCTGCAGCTCACCGCCGCCGGACTCGCGTTCCAGCCGCGAGCCGCCGCGGCGGTCACGGCCGTCGACGAGGCGCTCGACCCGGGGCGCGTCGGGACCTGGCCCCTGCGCCTGGGCCACGCCTGGTCGGCGCTGGGCGAACACACCACGCCACTGCTGCGCGGCTGGAAGCAGGAGCACCCGGACACGCCCCTGCAACTGCTGCGCGTCGACGATCGCAGCGCCGGGCTCGAGCACGGCAGCGTCGACGTCGCCGTCATCCGGGGCGAGGTCGACCTGCCCGCCGAGGTGAACACCGTGGTGCTGCTGCTCGAGCCGCGCGTCGCCGCCGTCGCCGCGGACAGCCCGCTGGCCCGCAAAGCCCGGCTCACCCTGCACGATCTGATCGCCAAGCCGGTCGCCGTCAACACCATCGCCGGCACCACGGCCCTCGGCCTCTGGCCTGCCGATGACACGCCGAACGACATCGTCGAGGTCGCCAACACCGACGACTGGATCGCTGCCATCGCCGCCGGCCACGCTGTCGGCGTCACCACCACCGCGACCGCGGCCACCTACCCGAACCCGGCCGTCGCCTACCTTCCGCTCGTCGACGTGCCGGCCGTCACGGTTCACCTGGCCTGGAAGCAAACCCCGAGCCATCCCGCCGTACCGGATTTCATCGCCTTCGCCCGGCGGTTCATCTCAACTCCACACGGCCCAGTCTCGGGACGAAGTCCGAGTGGCGGAGCAGGAAGCCAATGA
- a CDS encoding TetR/AcrR family transcriptional regulator, which translates to MARTDTRGGPLTRARISEVATRLFLDRGFDAVTVADVAREAGVSSVTVFKHFPRKEDLLLDRVDDAVQLLRSAVRERPADFDVLASLHDLAFRLADDRHGLSGLDDRSAPFFRTVAASAPLIARARELAAELQQVLAEELDRDPRFQGDSVLLAAFFVAGYATVLTENARRCIAGQPTTAEDHRARLQRLFAALRNGL; encoded by the coding sequence ATGGCACGCACGGACACACGGGGCGGGCCGTTGACACGCGCTCGAATTTCCGAGGTCGCGACTCGGTTGTTCCTGGACCGGGGATTCGATGCCGTCACGGTCGCCGACGTGGCGCGCGAAGCGGGCGTCTCGAGCGTGACCGTGTTCAAGCACTTTCCCCGCAAGGAAGACCTGCTCCTCGATCGAGTCGACGATGCCGTGCAGTTGCTGCGATCCGCCGTTCGCGAGCGTCCAGCCGACTTCGACGTGCTGGCGTCGCTGCACGACCTGGCGTTCCGGCTCGCCGATGACCGGCACGGCCTGTCAGGGCTGGACGACAGATCCGCCCCGTTCTTCCGCACCGTGGCCGCTTCCGCACCCCTCATCGCGCGAGCCCGGGAGCTTGCCGCTGAACTTCAGCAGGTTCTGGCCGAGGAGCTCGACCGTGATCCACGCTTCCAAGGCGACAGCGTCCTGCTCGCCGCATTCTTCGTGGCCGGCTACGCCACAGTGCTGACCGAAAACGCGCGACGCTGCATCGCAGGGCAGCCCACGACGGCCGAGGACCATCGCGCTCGCCTTCAGCGACTCTTCGCCGCACTCCGCAACGGGCTGTGA
- a CDS encoding alpha/beta hydrolase, whose protein sequence is MPDLMSRPPFDPELGAVLAVLQQRGSFTLTTEMLPRMRQLEITEQELDERLRSRGLERRTVTVPGHQGDPIDLAIIQRAGRTGPAACFYTVHGGGMMFGHYLGNLDSYDDWLLTHDVVLVSVDYRLAPEHPDPYPVEDCYAGLVWTAAHADSLGIDPARVVLVGQSAGGGLAAGTALLARDRQGPRLFGQILISPMLDDSDSTVSTRQIDGVGVADRAMTRFGWNAYLGERRGGDDVTSYAAPARATDLTGLPATYIDCGSAEVFRDETVAYASRLWEAGVNAELHVWPGAFHGFTSMAPQAALSRTAIAALTDWTNRLLAA, encoded by the coding sequence ATGCCTGACCTCATGTCGCGCCCACCTTTCGATCCCGAGTTGGGAGCCGTCCTGGCCGTGTTGCAACAGCGGGGGTCCTTCACCCTGACGACCGAGATGCTTCCGCGGATGCGGCAGCTGGAGATCACGGAGCAAGAACTCGACGAGCGTCTGCGCAGCCGAGGGCTGGAGCGCCGTACCGTGACCGTTCCCGGTCACCAGGGGGACCCCATCGATCTTGCGATCATCCAGCGCGCGGGACGCACCGGTCCGGCGGCATGCTTCTACACCGTGCACGGCGGGGGCATGATGTTCGGCCACTACCTCGGCAACCTCGATTCGTACGACGACTGGCTGCTGACCCACGACGTGGTTCTGGTGAGCGTCGACTACCGCCTCGCGCCGGAGCACCCCGACCCCTATCCCGTCGAGGACTGCTATGCCGGACTGGTGTGGACGGCGGCACACGCGGACAGCCTCGGCATCGATCCGGCCCGCGTCGTCCTGGTCGGCCAGAGCGCCGGCGGTGGCCTCGCCGCGGGAACCGCCCTGCTGGCCCGGGACCGCCAAGGCCCCCGCCTGTTCGGGCAGATCCTCATCTCCCCGATGCTCGACGACAGTGACTCCACCGTCTCGACCCGGCAGATCGACGGAGTCGGCGTCGCGGACCGCGCCATGACCAGGTTCGGGTGGAACGCCTACCTCGGCGAGCGGCGTGGCGGGGACGACGTCACCAGCTACGCGGCACCAGCGCGGGCGACCGACCTCACGGGCCTCCCCGCTACCTACATCGACTGCGGCAGCGCCGAAGTGTTCCGGGACGAGACGGTGGCCTATGCCAGCCGACTCTGGGAAGCCGGCGTCAATGCCGAACTCCACGTCTGGCCGGGCGCCTTCCACGGCTTCACCAGCATGGCGCCGCAGGCGGCGCTCTCCCGGACCGCCATCGCGGCCCTGACGGATTGGACCAACCGGCTCCTCGCCGCGTGA
- a CDS encoding NUDIX domain-containing protein produces MSTPHQPEQTGSPQHPVDVFLLLLDGEQVLLALREGTGYADGQWNAPSGKLELGETAVAGIRREAAEEVGVRLDGDEPYLAATVHHRNRDGQGRIGLVFTAVFDAGRHGEPINAEPHKCAKVGWFPLAELPAETDRYTRACITAWRTRTPLYLSGWQ; encoded by the coding sequence TTGAGCACCCCGCACCAACCCGAACAGACTGGCTCGCCCCAGCACCCCGTGGACGTCTTCCTGCTACTGCTCGACGGTGAGCAGGTGCTGCTCGCCTTGCGCGAGGGCACGGGATACGCCGACGGGCAGTGGAACGCGCCGTCCGGCAAACTCGAGCTCGGTGAGACCGCCGTTGCCGGGATCCGCCGCGAGGCTGCCGAGGAAGTCGGCGTGCGCCTTGACGGCGACGAGCCATACCTCGCCGCCACCGTGCACCATCGCAACCGTGACGGGCAGGGCCGGATCGGCCTGGTCTTCACCGCCGTTTTCGATGCCGGCCGGCACGGCGAACCGATCAACGCCGAACCGCACAAGTGCGCGAAAGTCGGATGGTTTCCGCTCGCCGAACTTCCGGCCGAGACAGATCGGTACACCCGAGCCTGCATCACCGCCTGGCGCACCCGCACCCCGCTGTACCTGAGCGGATGGCAATAG
- a CDS encoding AAA family ATPase encodes MTSTEHHDAPRLVIIRGNSGSGKSTAAAQVRKRYGRGAALIGQDYVRRVLLREHGGSSMDPVAPQFIATMAQAALDAGYHVVLEGILDGRGHGDILRRLIAHHQGPSAVFYLQVSFDETVRRHAQRAEPIEVTAEQMRDWYIDRDLLGVPGERVIGESASFEKVVSTILHDSGLAGAVPLTPCPTRCPRCA; translated from the coding sequence ATGACCTCGACCGAGCACCATGACGCGCCTCGATTGGTGATCATTCGGGGCAACAGCGGAAGCGGCAAGAGTACGGCCGCGGCGCAGGTCCGCAAGAGGTACGGGAGAGGTGCCGCCCTTATTGGGCAGGACTATGTGAGAAGAGTGCTCTTACGAGAGCACGGTGGAAGCAGCATGGACCCGGTCGCGCCCCAGTTCATCGCGACGATGGCCCAAGCCGCGCTCGACGCCGGCTACCACGTCGTTCTGGAAGGCATCCTCGACGGCCGCGGCCACGGCGATATCCTGCGCCGTCTCATCGCGCACCATCAGGGCCCGTCCGCGGTCTTCTACCTCCAGGTCAGCTTCGACGAAACCGTGCGCCGTCACGCCCAGCGCGCCGAGCCGATCGAGGTCACCGCCGAGCAGATGCGCGATTGGTACATCGACCGGGATCTCCTGGGTGTTCCCGGCGAACGGGTGATCGGAGAATCAGCGTCGTTCGAGAAGGTCGTCTCCACGATCCTGCACGACAGCGGCCTCGCCGGCGCTGTGCCGCTGACCCCGTGCCCCACCCGCTGCCCACGATGCGCGTAG
- a CDS encoding SMI1/KNR4 family protein, with protein MPDIDDAALAATLPFSSIGALPGDAVPVAWTAIAAADGPTERVAVARRAWPAGWLEQIPQFAEVLNTRLVDVRLVSANDVPALMYVIDHSRADRVVTWLGYEPAAFGEPPQFWNSFPEPLQDFLRHTHAGFVSHDNYSFGLFRPSEMVTMAETAGSPDGIDFWDEIQPYPSTRLLQIAANGPGTMYCVCPDVPVGELVLADEAEAEVLELGPALDDLMMARFSLTS; from the coding sequence ATGCCCGACATCGACGACGCCGCCCTCGCGGCCACCCTGCCGTTCAGCTCGATCGGCGCGCTGCCGGGCGACGCTGTGCCGGTGGCGTGGACGGCGATCGCGGCCGCCGACGGTCCCACCGAACGGGTCGCGGTGGCCCGGCGAGCGTGGCCGGCCGGCTGGCTGGAACAGATCCCGCAGTTCGCGGAGGTACTGAACACCCGGCTCGTCGACGTGCGCCTCGTGTCGGCGAACGACGTGCCCGCACTGATGTACGTGATCGACCACTCCCGCGCCGATCGGGTGGTCACCTGGCTCGGCTACGAACCCGCAGCCTTCGGCGAGCCGCCCCAGTTCTGGAACTCGTTCCCGGAGCCGCTGCAGGACTTCCTGCGGCACACGCATGCCGGGTTCGTCTCACACGACAACTACTCGTTCGGCCTGTTCCGGCCCAGCGAGATGGTGACCATGGCGGAAACCGCCGGCAGCCCCGACGGCATCGACTTCTGGGACGAGATCCAGCCCTACCCGTCCACCCGGCTGCTGCAGATTGCCGCCAACGGCCCAGGCACGATGTATTGCGTGTGCCCGGACGTTCCCGTGGGCGAACTGGTCCTCGCCGACGAGGCGGAGGCAGAGGTGCTCGAACTCGGCCCAGCCCTCGATGACCTGATGATGGCCCGCTTCAGTCTCACAAGCTGA
- a CDS encoding PolC-type DNA polymerase III, whose translation MSRSEQKRRGSAAELTDVTDTGQIPSGGDLKGPSMPSVTDDLELQKVTFILIDFEGTTPKNHPAEPIEVGAVMLRPAGAVLAEVGRFTALMRPPAHAPVTARQVGITAAMVADRPPAGVVLAELDSGLREPPYVAVAHHASTEANILARYAAACPVLAAAPMLCTRRLAQHTYPGLTSYNLDALLAHTRIPVPADRHRALPDALVTAALLQRLLTDGAARHGWSRLSQLTQLAGRPASGGADTTQDALF comes from the coding sequence ATGTCCCGCTCAGAGCAAAAACGTCGAGGCAGTGCCGCTGAGCTGACAGACGTAACCGACACCGGGCAGATACCTTCCGGAGGTGACCTCAAAGGACCGTCCATGCCCTCCGTAACTGACGATCTGGAACTACAGAAGGTAACGTTTATCCTGATCGATTTTGAGGGCACTACGCCGAAGAATCACCCGGCGGAGCCGATCGAAGTAGGCGCCGTGATGCTGCGCCCGGCTGGCGCGGTTCTGGCGGAGGTCGGCCGATTCACGGCGCTGATGCGCCCGCCCGCACACGCGCCGGTCACCGCCCGGCAGGTTGGGATCACCGCGGCGATGGTCGCCGACCGGCCGCCCGCCGGCGTCGTGCTCGCCGAACTCGACTCCGGTCTGCGTGAGCCGCCGTACGTGGCGGTCGCCCATCACGCCTCGACCGAGGCGAACATCCTCGCTCGGTACGCCGCCGCCTGCCCCGTTCTGGCGGCGGCGCCGATGCTGTGCACCCGGCGGCTGGCCCAGCACACCTACCCCGGGCTGACGTCGTACAACCTGGACGCGCTGCTGGCCCACACGCGCATCCCGGTGCCGGCTGACCGGCACCGGGCGTTGCCCGACGCACTGGTCACCGCCGCGCTGCTGCAGCGGCTACTCACCGACGGCGCAGCCCGGCACGGGTGGTCCCGGCTGAGTCAGCTCACGCAACTGGCTGGCCGGCCAGCATCCGGCGGTGCCGATACCACCCAAGACGCCCTGTTCTGA
- a CDS encoding DUF402 domain-containing protein, translating to MSPPPFAAGTTVVRRDVLNKRVFSAVAHRVIGDDGEHLTLASWPGTITYALTTWIAWLGTGDDTTRKQSIPDLACGRWDLGEWTWRDTAVLTWVGLDADFNVQRYLPITGGTDHWKINFERPVTRTTLGIDTCDLLLDLIVEPDTMRWRWKDEDEYAQARRLGMITDADHRRVDQARQRAVAFVGNRSGPLAQDWSSWQVPADWALPVLPLHALNQGERG from the coding sequence ATGAGCCCGCCGCCATTCGCCGCCGGCACGACAGTGGTACGCCGAGACGTCCTCAACAAACGTGTCTTCAGTGCGGTGGCGCACCGCGTCATCGGCGACGACGGTGAGCACCTCACCCTGGCCTCCTGGCCCGGCACCATCACCTACGCGCTCACCACCTGGATCGCCTGGCTCGGCACCGGCGACGACACGACTCGTAAACAAAGCATTCCCGACCTGGCCTGCGGCCGGTGGGACCTCGGCGAGTGGACCTGGCGCGACACCGCGGTACTGACCTGGGTCGGACTCGACGCCGACTTCAACGTGCAGCGCTACCTGCCGATCACCGGCGGCACCGACCATTGGAAGATCAACTTCGAGCGGCCGGTCACCCGGACCACCCTCGGCATCGACACGTGCGACCTGCTGCTGGACCTCATCGTCGAGCCGGACACGATGCGGTGGCGGTGGAAGGACGAGGACGAGTACGCCCAGGCCAGGCGCCTCGGCATGATCACCGACGCTGACCACCGCCGGGTGGACCAGGCCCGGCAACGGGCCGTCGCCTTCGTCGGAAACCGCTCCGGTCCCCTCGCGCAGGACTGGTCCAGCTGGCAGGTGCCCGCCGACTGGGCGCTGCCCGTTCTGCCGCTGCACGCGTTGAACCAAGGAGAACGCGGATGA
- a CDS encoding beta-ketoacyl-ACP synthase 3, which produces MTPPLQRRVGHPGSRILSVASYRPRTEVGNEAIADLIDSSDEWIRRRCGIESRRRAAPDEDLVMMATAAASKALADAGVDPYDVSAVLVATMSHRGRATTTAPLVANALGATQAAAMDLGAACAGFPYALATADALIRSGSAGYVVLVGTERMLDIVDERDRGTAFLFGDGAGAVVIGPAQTCDIGPVVWGADGSGSELLRYDEAGILRMAGPEVFRWATSIVPDLARRALDAAGISADDLAAFIPHQANMRIISATAKALELGAHVRVATDITTNGNTGAASIPQAMAALPDTTGPALLVGFGAGLSYAAQVVILP; this is translated from the coding sequence ATGACCCCTCCTTTGCAGCGCCGTGTCGGTCACCCCGGATCGCGGATCCTGAGCGTGGCCTCCTACCGCCCGCGAACCGAGGTGGGCAACGAGGCGATCGCCGACCTGATCGACTCGAGCGACGAATGGATCCGCCGCCGCTGCGGCATCGAGTCTCGCCGGCGCGCCGCACCCGACGAGGACCTGGTCATGATGGCCACGGCGGCCGCCTCCAAGGCCCTGGCCGATGCGGGCGTCGACCCGTACGACGTCTCGGCCGTCCTGGTGGCGACGATGTCCCACCGGGGCCGCGCGACCACCACAGCACCCCTGGTCGCCAACGCGTTGGGAGCCACCCAGGCTGCCGCGATGGATCTGGGAGCGGCATGCGCCGGATTCCCGTACGCCCTGGCGACCGCCGACGCGCTCATCCGCAGCGGCTCGGCCGGCTACGTGGTCCTGGTCGGCACCGAGCGCATGCTCGACATCGTCGACGAACGTGACCGCGGCACGGCGTTCCTGTTCGGCGACGGCGCCGGCGCGGTGGTCATCGGTCCGGCACAGACGTGCGACATCGGCCCGGTGGTGTGGGGCGCTGACGGCTCCGGGAGCGAGTTGCTGCGGTACGACGAAGCGGGCATCCTGCGCATGGCCGGCCCCGAGGTGTTCCGCTGGGCGACCTCCATCGTTCCCGACCTGGCCAGGCGCGCGCTGGACGCGGCGGGCATCTCGGCGGACGACCTCGCGGCTTTCATCCCCCACCAGGCGAATATGCGCATCATCTCGGCCACCGCGAAGGCCCTGGAACTCGGAGCGCACGTGCGCGTGGCCACGGACATCACGACCAACGGCAACACCGGCGCGGCTTCCATCCCCCAGGCCATGGCAGCCCTGCCCGACACGACGGGGCCGGCCCTGCTCGTCGGCTTCGGCGCCGGCCTCTCGTACGCGGCTCAGGTCGTGATCTTGCCCTGA
- a CDS encoding DMT family transporter, whose translation MANALHPAPSAVTAAPTRRAGAVGLVLGALLSGPFGGAVAALLFPRVGVDGVVTLRLTIAALVLLAVCRPRVRGYRRTDWLLIGGFGTALAGMNTLAYHAIALIPLGPVVMLEVLGPLVLSVVTTRRAASWLWAGLAAAGVALLSSTGFDRLTPAGIGFAVAAGAVWAGYIMASARVGQRFPRADGLALAMTAAAVITLPFGAGTAGITLLNPYVLAMGAAVALLSSALPYTLELLALRRMPTTTFAVLMSLVPAVAALAGYVVLHQQLTVLEGLAITLVIAANVGAVRMPPRPELGEVVA comes from the coding sequence ATGGCCAACGCTCTGCACCCCGCCCCGTCCGCCGTCACCGCTGCCCCGACACGACGCGCCGGCGCGGTAGGGCTCGTACTGGGGGCCTTGCTGTCGGGTCCGTTCGGCGGCGCGGTAGCGGCGCTGTTGTTCCCCCGGGTCGGCGTGGACGGAGTCGTGACGTTGCGGCTGACGATCGCGGCGCTCGTGCTGCTGGCCGTGTGCCGGCCCCGCGTGCGGGGATATCGGCGCACGGACTGGTTGCTGATCGGCGGATTCGGTACGGCACTGGCCGGCATGAACACGCTGGCCTACCACGCGATCGCGCTGATCCCGCTCGGTCCCGTGGTGATGCTGGAGGTGCTGGGGCCGCTCGTACTGTCGGTGGTGACCACCCGCCGCGCGGCGAGCTGGCTGTGGGCCGGCCTGGCCGCAGCCGGGGTGGCACTGCTGAGCAGCACCGGATTCGATCGGCTCACCCCGGCCGGGATCGGCTTCGCGGTCGCGGCGGGCGCTGTCTGGGCCGGGTACATCATGGCCAGTGCCCGGGTCGGGCAACGCTTTCCCAGGGCTGACGGCCTGGCCCTGGCCATGACCGCCGCCGCGGTCATCACTCTTCCGTTCGGCGCCGGCACAGCAGGAATCACGCTGCTGAATCCGTACGTCCTGGCGATGGGCGCCGCGGTGGCGCTGTTGTCCTCCGCGCTGCCCTACACCCTGGAGTTGCTGGCACTGCGCCGCATGCCCACCACGACCTTCGCCGTGCTGATGAGCCTTGTGCCCGCCGTCGCCGCGCTCGCCGGCTACGTCGTCCTGCACCAGCAGCTCACCGTGCTCGAAGGGCTGGCCATCACGCTGGTCATCGCCGCCAACGTCGGCGCCGTCCGGATGCCGCCCCGGCCGGAATTGGGTGAGGTGGTTGCGTGA